The Brassica oleracea var. oleracea cultivar TO1000 chromosome C6, BOL, whole genome shotgun sequence genome includes a region encoding these proteins:
- the LOC106296718 gene encoding CTD small phosphatase-like protein, with the protein MAELTQADVVYSRRSLQLWKTLVNCLAFFYQIFLQILRAVGYHPLLSSSADGFKPLPNIELLETVADSPASVEIESSIEVERSRFQRLKVVLDLDETLVCAYETSSLPAALRNQAIDAGLNWFELECLSSDKEVNGKPKINYVTVFERPGLHDFLEQLSHFADLVLFTAGLEGYARPLVDRIDTRKVLSNRLYRPSTVSTQYRDHVKDLLSTSKNMSRTVIVDNNPFSFLLQPSNGIPCVAFSAGQPNDTQLLDVILPLLKQLSEEEDVRRTLYDRFHMPEWFQKQGIPTSCWNP; encoded by the exons ATGGCCGAGTTGACTCAGGCGGATGTCGTTTACTCTCGTCGGTCGCTTCAACTGTGGAAGACTCTGGTGAACTGCCTCGCCTTCTTCTACCAGATCTTCCTCCAGATCCTCCGCGCCGTCGGATACCATCCTCTCCTCTCTTCCTCCGCCGATGGTTTCAAACCCTTACCGAACATCGAACTGCTCGAAACGGTGGCGGATTCTCCCGCCTCCGTGGAAATCGAGTCCTCAATCGAAGTCGAACGCAGCCGATTCCAGAGACTCAAG GTAGTTCTCGACTTGGACGAGACGTTAGTCTGTGCATATGAGACTTCTAGTCTACCTGCTGCTTTGCGTAATCAAGCCATTGACGCTGGATTAAACTGGTTCGAGCTTGAGTGCTTGTCATCAGACAAG GAAGTTAATGGGAAACCTAAGATCAATTATGTCACGGTCTTTGAGCGTCCAGGATTGCACGACTTCTTAGAGCAACTTAGCCACTTTGCAGATCTTGTTCTCTTCACCGCTGGTCTTGAAG GGTATGCGAGACCACTTGTGGACAGGATAGATACCAGGAAAGTACTCAGCAACCGACTTTATCGACCTTCAACAGTCAGCAC GCAATACAGAGATCACGTGAAAGATCTGTTAAGCACATCAAAGAATATGTCTAGGACTGTGATTGTTGACAACAATCCTTTCAGCTTCTTATTGCAACCATCAAATGGGATTCCATGTGTTGCCTTTTCCGCTGGGCAGCCAAATGACACTCAG CTTTTGGACGTTATACTTCCACTTCTTAAGCAACTTTCAGAGGAAGAAGATGTAAGACGGACACTTTATGATCGGTTCCACATGCCTGAATGGTTTCAGAAGCAAGGCATACCAACTTCGTGCTGGAATCCATGA
- the LOC106299431 gene encoding protein yippee-like At3g55890: MGRVFIVDLEGKVYSCIHCKTNLTKDQDIMSKSFKSRGGQAYLFSEVVNVSTGNKEDRMMITGIHSVTNIFCVGCGLNVGWKYVTAHDVSQKYKEGKSVLELYKIVGPHDSNDLVCQQVSQLMIQ, encoded by the exons ATGGGAAGGGTTTTTATTGTTGATCTGGAAGGGAAAGTCTATAGTTGCATACACTGTAAGACCAATCTTACTAAAGATCAAGACATCATGTCCAAG TCTTTCAAAAGCAGGGGTGGACAAGCTTATCTCTTCAGTGAAGT TGTAAACGTTTCAACTGGAAATAAAGAAGACAGAATGATGATAACGGGGATTCATTCTGTAACTAATATATTCTGTGTTGGTTGTGGATTAAACGTTGGCTGGAAATAT GTGACTGCCCATGATGTGAGCCAGAAGTACAAGGAAGGAAAATCTGTTCTTGAATT GTATAAGATTGTGGGTCCTCATGATAGCAACGACTTGGTTTGTCAACAAGTTTCTCAGCTTATGATTCAATAA